The Burkholderia pyrrocinia genome includes a region encoding these proteins:
- the pcaC gene encoding 4-carboxymuconolactone decarboxylase, whose protein sequence is MDDQERYEAGMKVRRAVLGDAHVDRSLENRTEVTDEFQNLITRYAWGEIWTRDGLPRHTRSLLTIAMMVALNRGEELALHLRAARNNGVTRDEIKEVLLQTAIYCGVPAANSAFHLADKIFKEQDSAG, encoded by the coding sequence ATGGACGACCAGGAACGTTATGAAGCGGGGATGAAGGTGCGTCGCGCGGTGCTCGGCGACGCGCACGTCGACCGTTCGCTCGAGAACCGCACCGAGGTGACCGACGAATTCCAGAACCTGATCACGCGCTATGCATGGGGCGAGATCTGGACGCGCGACGGCCTGCCGCGCCATACGCGCAGCCTGCTGACCATCGCGATGATGGTGGCGCTCAATCGCGGCGAGGAACTGGCGCTGCATTTGCGCGCCGCGCGCAACAACGGCGTGACGCGCGACGAGATCAAGGAAGTGCTGCTGCAGACCGCGATCTACTGCGGCGTGCCGGCCGCGAATTCCGCGTTCCATCTCGCGGACAAGATTTTCAAGGAACAGGACAGCGCCGGCTGA
- the pcaD gene encoding 3-oxoadipate enol-lactonase has translation MPFATVNGVKLHYRIDRAARDDAPWLVFSNSLGADLQMWAPQIRPLTQHFNILRYDTRGHGHSDAPAGSYTIEQLAGDVIGLLDHVGIARAHFCGISMGGLTGAALAARFPSRIVRAVLSNTAAKIGSPEVWAPRAQKARTEGMAALADAVLPRWFTDAFVEREPRLFDAIRDTFVHTDKDGYAANCDALNAADLRDEVKGIALPVLVVTGAKDMSTPPDQGRALAAAIPGALHVEFDAAHISNIECTGGFNRALLDFLTA, from the coding sequence ATGCCTTTCGCCACTGTCAACGGCGTGAAACTGCATTACCGGATCGACCGTGCCGCGCGCGACGACGCGCCGTGGCTCGTCTTCTCGAACTCGCTTGGCGCCGACTTGCAGATGTGGGCGCCGCAGATCCGTCCGCTCACGCAGCACTTCAACATCCTGCGCTACGACACGCGCGGCCACGGCCATTCCGATGCGCCGGCCGGTTCGTACACGATCGAGCAGCTCGCGGGCGACGTGATCGGCCTGCTCGACCACGTCGGCATCGCGCGCGCGCATTTCTGCGGGATCTCGATGGGCGGGCTGACGGGCGCCGCGCTGGCCGCGCGCTTCCCGTCGCGCATCGTTCGCGCCGTGCTGTCGAACACCGCCGCGAAGATCGGCTCGCCGGAAGTGTGGGCGCCGCGTGCGCAGAAGGCGCGTACCGAAGGGATGGCCGCGCTTGCCGACGCCGTGTTGCCGCGCTGGTTCACCGACGCGTTCGTCGAACGCGAGCCGCGCCTGTTCGACGCGATCCGCGACACCTTCGTGCATACCGACAAGGATGGCTATGCGGCGAACTGCGACGCGCTGAACGCAGCCGACCTGCGCGACGAAGTGAAGGGCATCGCGCTGCCGGTGCTGGTCGTGACCGGCGCCAAGGACATGTCGACGCCGCCCGACCAGGGTCGCGCGCTTGCGGCCGCGATTCCCGGCGCGCTTCACGTCGAATTCGACGCGGCGCACATTTCGAACATCGAGTGCACCGGCGGCTTCAACCGCGCGCTGCTCGATTTCCTGACCGCGTGA